A portion of the Streptomyces erythrochromogenes genome contains these proteins:
- a CDS encoding xanthine dehydrogenase family protein molybdopterin-binding subunit — protein MTVPGAEAAEPQAPRGIGASVEATDTRAKTEGTFPYAADLWAEGLLWAAVLRSPHAHARILSIDTKAAAEMPGVRAVVTHADVPGATTHGRRIADRPVFAHDVVRHHGEPIAAVAADHPDTARLAAAAIAVEYELLDPVTDPEQSFGAPALHPDGNLIRHIPLRYGDPEATGEVVVEGLYRIGRQDPAPIGAEAGLAVPRPDGGVELYTASTDPHTDRDLAAACFGLEPDRVRVVVTGVPGATADREDAAFQLPLGLLALRTGCPVKLAATREESFLGHTHRHPTLLRYRHHADAEGRLVKVEAQILMDAGAYADASAESLAAAVAFACGPYVVPHAFVEGWVVRTNNPPSGHVRGEGAMQVCAAYEGQMDKLAAALGIDGAELRMRNVLATGDLLPTGQTVTCPAPVAELLRSVRDFELPALPKDAPEDEWLLPGGPEGAGEPGAVRRGVGYGVGMVHMLGAEGADEVSTATVKVVGGVATVICAAVDTGQGFGTLARQIVQEVLGVDEVAVAPVDTDQPPAGPAAHGRHTWVSGGAVERAAKMVRTQLLQPMAHKLGMSTELLQIQDGRITSYDGAFSMSVTEAMAGKELWATAQCRPHPTEPLDADGQGDAFVGLAFCAIRAVVDVDVELGSVRVVELAVAQDVGRILNPRQLEARIEAGVTQGVGAALTENLRTVAGLVRHPDLTGYALPTALDAPTVRIVKLVEERDVVAPFGAKAASAVPVVTTPAAIASAVRAATGRPVNRLPIRPSAAVASPNS, from the coding sequence ATGACGGTCCCGGGGGCCGAGGCCGCCGAACCGCAGGCACCGCGCGGCATCGGAGCCTCCGTGGAGGCCACCGACACCCGCGCCAAGACCGAGGGCACCTTCCCCTACGCCGCCGACCTGTGGGCCGAGGGCCTGCTGTGGGCCGCCGTGCTGCGCTCCCCGCACGCCCACGCCCGGATCCTCTCCATCGACACCAAGGCCGCCGCGGAGATGCCCGGCGTGCGCGCCGTCGTCACCCACGCCGACGTGCCCGGCGCCACCACCCACGGCCGCCGGATCGCCGACCGGCCGGTGTTCGCCCACGACGTCGTGCGCCACCACGGCGAGCCCATCGCCGCCGTCGCCGCCGACCACCCCGACACGGCACGCCTCGCCGCGGCCGCGATCGCCGTCGAGTACGAACTGCTCGACCCGGTCACCGACCCCGAGCAGTCCTTCGGCGCCCCCGCCCTGCACCCCGACGGCAACCTGATCCGGCACATCCCGCTGCGCTACGGCGACCCGGAGGCCACCGGCGAGGTCGTGGTCGAGGGCCTGTACCGGATCGGCCGCCAGGACCCCGCCCCCATCGGCGCCGAGGCCGGACTGGCCGTGCCCCGCCCCGACGGCGGCGTCGAGCTCTACACCGCCTCCACCGACCCGCACACCGACCGCGACCTGGCCGCCGCCTGCTTCGGCCTGGAACCGGACCGCGTACGCGTCGTCGTCACCGGCGTGCCGGGCGCGACGGCCGACCGCGAGGACGCCGCCTTCCAGCTCCCGCTCGGCCTGCTCGCGCTGCGTACGGGCTGCCCGGTGAAGCTGGCCGCCACCCGCGAGGAGTCCTTCCTCGGCCACACCCACCGCCACCCGACCCTGCTGCGCTACCGCCACCACGCGGACGCGGAGGGCCGCCTGGTCAAGGTCGAGGCGCAGATCCTGATGGATGCGGGCGCGTACGCCGACGCCTCCGCGGAATCCCTGGCGGCGGCGGTGGCCTTCGCCTGCGGCCCGTACGTCGTCCCGCACGCCTTCGTCGAGGGCTGGGTCGTGCGCACCAACAACCCCCCCTCCGGCCACGTCCGCGGCGAGGGCGCCATGCAGGTGTGCGCCGCGTACGAGGGCCAGATGGACAAGCTCGCGGCCGCCCTCGGCATCGACGGCGCGGAACTGCGCATGCGCAACGTCCTGGCCACCGGCGACCTCCTCCCGACCGGCCAGACCGTGACCTGCCCCGCGCCGGTGGCGGAACTCCTGCGCTCGGTCCGCGACTTCGAGCTGCCCGCACTCCCCAAGGACGCCCCCGAGGACGAGTGGCTGCTGCCCGGCGGCCCGGAGGGCGCGGGCGAGCCGGGCGCGGTGCGGCGCGGCGTCGGCTACGGGGTCGGCATGGTCCACATGCTCGGCGCGGAGGGGGCCGACGAGGTCTCCACCGCCACGGTGAAGGTGGTGGGCGGCGTGGCCACCGTCATCTGCGCCGCGGTCGACACCGGCCAGGGCTTCGGCACGCTGGCCCGCCAGATCGTCCAGGAGGTCCTGGGCGTCGACGAGGTGGCGGTGGCCCCGGTGGACACCGACCAGCCGCCGGCCGGCCCGGCGGCGCACGGCCGCCACACGTGGGTGTCGGGCGGCGCGGTGGAGCGGGCCGCGAAGATGGTCCGCACCCAGCTCCTCCAGCCGATGGCCCACAAGCTGGGCATGTCGACGGAGCTCCTGCAGATCCAGGACGGCCGCATCACCTCCTACGACGGCGCGTTCTCGATGTCGGTCACGGAAGCCATGGCGGGCAAGGAACTCTGGGCGACCGCCCAGTGCCGCCCCCACCCGACGGAACCGCTGGACGCGGACGGCCAGGGCGACGCGTTCGTCGGCCTCGCCTTCTGCGCGATCCGCGCGGTGGTGGACGTGGACGTCGAGCTGGGCTCGGTACGGGTGGTGGAACTCGCGGTGGCCCAGGACGTGGGCCGCATCCTGAACCCCCGCCAGCTGGAGGCCCGTATCGAAGCGGGCGTCACCCAGGGCGTGGGCGCGGCCCTGACGGAGAACCTCCGCACGGTGGCCGGCCTGGTCCGCCACCCCGACCTGACGGGCTACGCCCTGCCGACCGCGCTGGACGCCCCGACGGTCCGCATCGTGAAACTGGTGGAGGAGCGCGACGTGGTGGCCCCGTTCGGCGCGAAGGCGGCGAGCGCGGTCCCGGTGGTGACGACCCCGGCGGCGATCGCCTCGGCAGTCCGCGCGGCGACGGGTCGCCCGGTCAACAGGCTCCCGATCAGGCCGTCCGCGGCGGTGGCTTCGCCCAACTCGTGA
- a CDS encoding WXG100 family type VII secretion target, whose translation MIAALDDEAVSARGTQLTEAAKTIKEIGEKLKKHKVKGWEGEAAEAFQNWVNQAGSATLVLADYSEAGGKYLTQTAQVMREVKPKNGTGDMPKYSASAEASLKEDLATSREYHNDPDAVQLGQEAWSKLSGDHARAVDAMNKLSGSYEQSSAQMDKATIPTFPPPPQVFVPPDYSTDMERGRSGGGSGPASYSGGSASGSNGSTNDPGSVPGYQSKTDDVLPAVSVPATPDRHVDVDLDAVATLPPLTTPTVTTTPGPPPTTSLVGPTPGPLVPPVTLPPVGGLKGGPGPFATGSGIGPYPGTVGPGLPGGKMIGTPGMPPRDAGITGGRPVTSTGPSSGIPRGTVIGEGSQAGRPMGGGMGHGAGGHYGGSQLGSPVGRRLASEPGGVVGGRQAGAVGRPIAAGQPFTQGGSGLVRNGAGAMGHAGTQTPGRRRDDQGSERPDYLAEDEETWQGNRRVVPPVID comes from the coding sequence ATGATCGCAGCGCTCGACGACGAGGCGGTCAGCGCTCGAGGAACGCAGCTCACCGAGGCCGCCAAGACCATCAAGGAGATCGGCGAAAAGCTCAAGAAACACAAGGTCAAGGGCTGGGAGGGCGAGGCGGCCGAGGCGTTCCAGAACTGGGTGAACCAGGCGGGAAGCGCCACGCTGGTCCTGGCCGACTACAGCGAGGCGGGCGGCAAGTACCTGACGCAGACGGCCCAGGTCATGCGCGAGGTCAAGCCGAAGAACGGCACCGGCGACATGCCGAAGTACAGCGCGTCGGCGGAGGCGAGCCTCAAGGAGGACCTCGCCACGTCCCGTGAGTACCACAACGACCCGGACGCGGTGCAGCTTGGCCAGGAGGCTTGGTCGAAGCTGAGCGGTGACCACGCGCGTGCCGTGGACGCGATGAACAAGCTGTCCGGGTCGTACGAGCAGTCGTCGGCACAGATGGACAAGGCGACGATCCCGACGTTCCCGCCGCCTCCGCAGGTGTTCGTGCCGCCGGATTACTCCACCGATATGGAACGGGGACGTTCGGGGGGTGGTTCCGGACCGGCGAGTTACTCGGGGGGTTCGGCGTCAGGTAGCAACGGTTCTACGAACGACCCGGGCTCGGTGCCCGGGTACCAGTCGAAGACGGACGACGTGCTTCCGGCGGTCTCCGTGCCGGCTACCCCTGATCGCCACGTGGACGTAGACCTCGACGCCGTCGCCACGCTTCCGCCGCTGACCACGCCGACGGTGACGACCACACCCGGGCCCCCGCCGACGACGAGCCTGGTGGGACCCACTCCGGGCCCGCTCGTCCCGCCTGTGACCCTTCCGCCGGTAGGCGGGCTCAAGGGTGGACCTGGGCCGTTCGCCACCGGCTCGGGTATCGGCCCGTACCCGGGTACGGTCGGTCCCGGCCTTCCGGGCGGCAAGATGATCGGCACACCAGGCATGCCCCCGCGTGACGCTGGCATCACTGGCGGCCGTCCGGTGACTTCCACCGGCCCGAGCTCGGGTATCCCGCGCGGCACGGTCATCGGCGAGGGTTCTCAGGCAGGTCGTCCCATGGGCGGCGGTATGGGCCATGGTGCCGGCGGCCACTACGGAGGCAGCCAGCTAGGCTCCCCCGTCGGACGCCGACTGGCGTCGGAGCCCGGAGGCGTCGTCGGGGGGCGTCAGGCCGGTGCGGTCGGTCGCCCGATTGCGGCGGGCCAGCCGTTCACCCAGGGCGGTTCGGGTCTCGTGCGCAACGGTGCGGGTGCCATGGGCCACGCGGGTACCCAGACTCCGGGCCGGCGCCGGGACGACCAGGGGAGCGAACGCCCCGACTACCTGGCCGAGGACGAAGAGACCTGGCAGGGCAACCGTCGTGTTGTCCCGCCGGTGATCGACTGA
- the mycP gene encoding type VII secretion-associated serine protease mycosin produces the protein MHMRKATAGLVGLLLAGVAATPAHAETIRSQQWHLDAMKADETWKISTGKGVTVAVIDDGVREIPELAGQLVPGKRFTIKGGDGPTDKGSHGTTMAALIAGTGKHPSGDGGYGLAPGAKILPILVDNNEKATPTWVAAIRYAADSDAKIINMSLGIDGTPEDDRARAEAVKYALSKGKLIFAAVGNYGDSTNELAYPAGTPGVVGVGAVDSSGEPTKESQHGPQVDLAAPGMDIVTACTSKTGLCTSHGTSDASALASASAALLWSAHPEWTNNQVLRVLLNNAGKPVDGSQRNDYVGYGIVRPRVALQTPGDPGPADVYPLPDLAAASQAGAKPASPDAASSSKPPAPQAAEEKKGGSSLLWVGLGLGACVLIGGAVTAVVVRRNR, from the coding sequence ATGCACATGCGCAAGGCGACCGCTGGCCTGGTGGGCCTTCTGCTGGCCGGGGTCGCCGCGACTCCGGCCCACGCGGAGACCATCCGATCGCAGCAGTGGCATCTCGACGCGATGAAGGCCGACGAGACCTGGAAGATCAGCACGGGCAAGGGTGTCACCGTCGCGGTGATCGACGACGGGGTCAGGGAAATCCCCGAATTGGCAGGGCAGCTCGTCCCGGGAAAGCGGTTCACCATCAAAGGTGGCGACGGGCCTACCGACAAGGGCAGCCACGGTACAACCATGGCCGCCCTGATCGCCGGAACGGGGAAGCACCCGAGCGGTGACGGCGGCTATGGCTTGGCTCCTGGTGCCAAGATTCTCCCAATCCTCGTTGACAACAATGAAAAGGCAACGCCAACGTGGGTTGCGGCAATCCGGTACGCGGCCGACTCTGATGCCAAGATCATCAACATGTCCCTAGGGATCGATGGAACACCCGAGGATGACCGCGCGAGGGCTGAAGCGGTGAAGTACGCCTTGTCCAAAGGCAAGCTGATCTTTGCCGCCGTTGGCAATTATGGCGATTCGACCAATGAGCTCGCCTACCCAGCCGGGACCCCGGGAGTGGTGGGTGTTGGAGCGGTGGATTCTTCAGGCGAACCGACGAAGGAGTCACAGCACGGGCCACAGGTGGATCTGGCCGCGCCCGGTATGGACATTGTGACGGCTTGCACGTCGAAGACGGGCCTCTGTACCAGCCACGGAACCAGTGACGCCTCCGCCCTCGCCTCCGCCTCCGCCGCCCTGCTCTGGTCCGCGCACCCCGAGTGGACCAACAACCAGGTCCTGCGTGTCCTCCTGAACAACGCGGGCAAGCCCGTCGACGGGTCTCAGCGCAACGACTACGTCGGCTACGGCATCGTCCGGCCCCGGGTCGCGTTGCAGACGCCCGGGGATCCCGGTCCTGCCGATGTCTATCCTCTGCCCGACCTGGCCGCCGCATCCCAGGCAGGGGCCAAGCCCGCCTCGCCCGACGCCGCGTCGTCGTCCAAGCCCCCCGCCCCGCAGGCCGCCGAGGAGAAGAAGGGCGGCAGCTCACTCCTGTGGGTCGGGCTGGGGCTCGGGGCGTGTGTGCTCATCGGTGGGGCCGTGACCGCGGTCGTCGTTCGCCGCAACCGTTGA
- a CDS encoding MFS transporter: protein MSALEPRVPQRTAPLPTPPQGGVMGPAYRTLSIGIISVVFLIAFEATAVGTAMPVAARELDGIGLYAFAFSAYFTTSLFGMVLSGQWADRQGPLKPLTVGIAAFASGLVVSGTAGAMWLFVLGRAVQGLGGGLVIVALYVVVSRAYEERLRPAIMAAFAASWVVPSIVGPLASGTVTEHLGWRWVFLGIPVLVVVPLVLALPAIRRSASGPVGGEPAAFDRRRIRLALGISVGAGLLQYAAQDLRWLSLVPGIAGAALLVPAVLGLLPRGTYMARRGLPSVVLLRGVAAGAFIAAESFVPLMLVTQRGLSPTMAGFSLALGGVTWAGGSWVQSQGRTAPYRQRLMVIGMVLVALAIAAAPAVLIESVPVWTLALAWAVGCLGMGLVIGSTSVLLLKLSAPQEVGANSAALQISDALANVVLLAAGGAAFASLGGGAVGAAHAVTAGGAGASHPAAFAAVFLPMACVALVGAWVATRLEPAKG from the coding sequence ATGAGCGCCCTCGAACCCCGCGTGCCCCAGAGAACCGCACCCCTCCCGACCCCGCCGCAGGGCGGGGTCATGGGGCCCGCGTACCGGACGCTCAGCATCGGGATCATCTCCGTCGTCTTCCTCATCGCCTTCGAGGCGACCGCCGTCGGCACGGCCATGCCCGTCGCCGCCCGCGAGCTCGACGGGATCGGGCTGTACGCCTTCGCCTTCTCCGCCTACTTCACGACCAGCCTCTTCGGCATGGTCCTGTCCGGGCAGTGGGCCGACCGGCAGGGGCCGCTCAAGCCGCTGACCGTAGGGATCGCCGCCTTCGCCTCGGGGCTCGTGGTCTCCGGGACCGCCGGCGCCATGTGGCTGTTCGTCCTCGGCCGCGCCGTGCAGGGCCTCGGCGGCGGACTGGTGATCGTCGCGCTGTACGTCGTCGTCAGCCGGGCCTACGAAGAGCGGCTGCGGCCCGCGATCATGGCCGCCTTCGCCGCCAGCTGGGTCGTCCCCTCCATCGTCGGGCCGCTCGCCTCCGGCACGGTCACCGAGCACCTCGGCTGGCGGTGGGTGTTCCTCGGCATACCCGTGCTCGTCGTCGTCCCCCTCGTCCTCGCGCTGCCCGCCATACGGCGCAGCGCCTCCGGTCCCGTGGGCGGCGAGCCCGCGGCCTTCGACCGGCGGCGGATCCGGCTGGCGCTCGGGATCTCCGTCGGCGCGGGCCTGCTCCAGTACGCCGCCCAGGACCTGCGGTGGCTCTCGCTCGTACCGGGCATCGCCGGCGCGGCCCTGCTGGTCCCGGCCGTGCTGGGGTTGCTGCCGCGCGGGACGTACATGGCCCGGCGCGGGCTGCCGTCCGTGGTGCTGCTGCGCGGGGTCGCCGCGGGGGCGTTCATCGCCGCCGAGAGCTTCGTGCCGCTGATGCTGGTCACCCAGCGGGGGCTCAGCCCGACGATGGCCGGCTTCTCCCTCGCGCTGGGCGGCGTGACCTGGGCGGGCGGCTCGTGGGTGCAGTCGCAGGGGCGGACGGCCCCCTACCGGCAACGGCTGATGGTGATCGGCATGGTACTGGTGGCGCTGGCCATCGCCGCCGCGCCCGCCGTGCTCATCGAGTCCGTCCCCGTGTGGACGCTGGCGCTGGCCTGGGCCGTGGGATGCCTCGGGATGGGCCTGGTGATCGGCTCCACGAGCGTGCTCCTGCTGAAGCTGTCCGCACCGCAGGAGGTCGGCGCCAACTCCGCCGCCCTGCAGATCTCCGACGCACTCGCGAACGTCGTGCTGCTCGCCGCCGGGGGCGCCGCCTTCGCCTCGCTCGGCGGCGGAGCGGTCGGGGCCGCGCACGCGGTGACCGCCGGCGGGGCGGGCGCCTCGCACCCCGCCGCCTTCGCGGCCGTGTTCCTGCCCATGGCGTGCGTGGCACTGGTGGGGGCGTGGGTCGCGACCCGGCTGGAGCCCGCGAAGGGCTGA
- a CDS encoding type II toxin-antitoxin system death-on-curing family toxin, protein MNTTECRRHLTLAEVLDLAGHACLAQDQPVELRAPGLLESAVHRPRARMLGTPAYEDPYEQAAALLHGIAANHPLVDGNKRTAWLAAATFLAVNGIDLADADQELAYDLVIDVAAGHETEIARIAGRLRSL, encoded by the coding sequence GTGAACACCACCGAGTGCCGGCGGCACCTCACGCTCGCCGAGGTCCTGGACCTCGCCGGCCACGCCTGCCTGGCCCAGGACCAGCCAGTCGAGCTGCGCGCCCCCGGCCTGCTGGAGTCCGCGGTGCACCGGCCCCGGGCGCGCATGTTGGGGACCCCCGCCTACGAGGACCCGTACGAGCAGGCCGCCGCGCTGCTCCACGGCATCGCCGCCAACCACCCCCTCGTCGACGGGAACAAGCGCACCGCATGGCTTGCGGCCGCGACCTTCCTGGCGGTCAACGGGATCGATCTCGCCGACGCCGACCAGGAGCTCGCCTACGACCTGGTCATCGACGTGGCGGCCGGGCACGAGACGGAGATCGCCCGGATCGCCGGCCGGCTGCGCTCCCTGTGA
- a CDS encoding DEAD/DEAH box helicase, with the protein MTTTASHHLSPAFPGRAPWGTASKLRAWQQGALDRYIQNQPRDFLAVATPGAGKTTFALTLASWLLHHHVVQQVTVVAPTEHLKKQWAEAAARIGIRLDPEYSAGPLSKDYHGVAVTYAGVGVRPMLHRNRCEQRKTLVILDEIHHAGDSKSWGEACLEAFDPATRRLALTGTPFRSDTNPIPFVTYEEGNDGIRRSSADYTYGYGNALGDGVVRPVIFLSYSGNMRWRTKAGDEIAARLGEPMTKDAISQAWRTALDPRGDWMPNVLRAADQRLTEVRKGIPDAGGLVIASDQDSARAYAKLIKEITGTKATLVLSDDTGASKNIDTFSANDDRWMVAVRMVSEGVDVPRLAVGVYATTISTPLFFAQAVGRFVRSRRRGETASVFLPTIPYLLGFANEMEVERDHVLDKPKKQGEEDPYAESEKEMDEANRQEDEDTGEDEQMSFEALESDAVFDRVLYDGAEFGMQAHPGSEEEQDYLGIPGLLEPDQVQMLLQKRQSRQIAHSRRKPDSEADLLELPADRRPVVSHKELLELRKSLNTMVGAYVHQSGKPHGVIHTELRRVCGGPPSAEATAGQIRERIKKVQEWATRMR; encoded by the coding sequence GTGACTACTACCGCCTCCCACCATCTCTCACCCGCCTTCCCCGGCCGTGCCCCGTGGGGCACCGCCAGCAAGCTGCGTGCCTGGCAGCAGGGAGCGCTGGACCGCTATATCCAGAACCAGCCCCGGGACTTCCTCGCCGTCGCGACCCCCGGCGCAGGCAAGACCACCTTCGCCCTGACCCTCGCCTCCTGGCTGCTCCACCACCACGTGGTGCAGCAGGTGACCGTCGTCGCGCCCACCGAGCACCTGAAGAAGCAGTGGGCGGAGGCCGCGGCCCGGATAGGCATCCGGCTGGACCCCGAGTACTCGGCGGGTCCGCTCAGCAAGGACTACCACGGCGTCGCCGTCACCTACGCCGGTGTCGGCGTGCGCCCCATGCTCCACCGCAACCGCTGCGAGCAGCGCAAGACCCTGGTGATCCTCGACGAGATCCACCACGCCGGCGACTCGAAGTCCTGGGGCGAGGCCTGCCTGGAGGCCTTCGACCCGGCGACCCGGCGCCTCGCGCTGACCGGCACGCCCTTCCGGTCCGACACCAACCCCATCCCGTTCGTGACCTACGAAGAGGGCAACGACGGGATCCGGCGGTCCTCCGCCGACTACACCTACGGCTACGGGAACGCGCTCGGCGACGGCGTCGTCCGGCCGGTCATCTTCCTCTCCTACAGCGGCAACATGCGCTGGCGGACCAAGGCAGGCGACGAGATCGCCGCCCGGCTCGGCGAGCCGATGACCAAGGACGCCATCTCGCAGGCCTGGCGCACGGCCCTGGACCCGCGCGGCGACTGGATGCCCAACGTGCTGCGCGCCGCCGACCAGCGGCTCACCGAGGTCCGCAAGGGCATCCCGGACGCGGGCGGCCTCGTCATCGCCTCCGACCAGGACTCGGCGCGCGCGTACGCCAAGCTCATCAAGGAGATCACCGGGACGAAGGCGACCCTGGTGCTCTCCGACGACACCGGGGCGTCGAAGAACATCGACACCTTCAGCGCGAACGACGACCGCTGGATGGTCGCGGTCCGCATGGTGTCCGAGGGCGTCGACGTACCGCGCCTCGCGGTCGGCGTGTACGCGACCACCATCTCCACCCCGCTGTTCTTCGCCCAGGCCGTCGGACGCTTCGTGCGCTCGCGCAGGCGTGGGGAGACGGCGTCCGTGTTCCTTCCGACCATCCCCTACCTCCTCGGCTTCGCCAACGAGATGGAGGTCGAGCGCGACCACGTGCTCGACAAGCCGAAGAAGCAGGGCGAGGAGGACCCGTACGCCGAGTCCGAGAAGGAGATGGACGAGGCGAACCGGCAGGAGGACGAGGACACCGGCGAGGACGAGCAGATGTCCTTCGAGGCGCTGGAGTCCGACGCCGTCTTCGACCGGGTCCTGTACGACGGCGCCGAGTTCGGCATGCAGGCGCACCCGGGCAGCGAGGAGGAGCAGGACTACCTCGGCATCCCCGGGCTGCTGGAGCCGGACCAGGTCCAGATGCTGCTGCAGAAGCGGCAGTCCCGGCAGATCGCGCACAGCCGGCGCAAGCCCGACTCCGAGGCGGACCTCCTGGAGCTGCCGGCCGACCGGCGGCCCGTGGTTTCCCACAAGGAACTGCTGGAGCTGAGGAAGTCGCTCAACACGATGGTGGGCGCGTACGTCCACCAGAGCGGCAAGCCGCACGGGGTGATCCACACCGAGCTGCGGCGCGTCTGCGGCGGGCCGCCGAGCGCGGAGGCGACGGCGGGGCAGATCCGCGAACGCATCAAGAAGGTGCAGGAGTGGGCGACCCGTATGCGGTGA
- a CDS encoding IclR family transcriptional regulator — translation MTAETSQTLDRGLRVLKLLADTDHGLTVTELSNRLGVNRTVVYRLLATLEQHALVRRDLGGRARVGLGVLRLGRQVHPLVREAALPALRSLAEDIGATAHLTLVDGTEALAVAVVEPTWTDYHVAYRAGFRHPLDRGAAGRAILAARQGSLIEPGYTLTHGELEAGASGAAAPLVGISGLEGSVGVVMLADAVPERVGPRVVDAAREVADALR, via the coding sequence GTGACCGCGGAAACCTCCCAGACTCTCGACAGAGGGCTCAGAGTCCTCAAACTGCTCGCCGACACCGACCACGGTCTGACCGTCACCGAGCTCTCCAACCGCCTCGGCGTCAACCGCACGGTCGTCTACCGGCTCCTCGCCACCCTCGAACAGCACGCCCTGGTCCGCCGTGACCTCGGCGGCCGGGCCAGGGTCGGACTCGGGGTCCTGCGACTGGGCCGACAGGTGCACCCGCTCGTGCGCGAGGCGGCCCTGCCCGCGCTGCGGTCCCTCGCCGAGGACATAGGCGCCACCGCGCACCTGACCCTCGTCGACGGCACCGAGGCGCTCGCCGTCGCCGTCGTGGAGCCGACCTGGACGGACTACCACGTGGCCTACCGGGCCGGTTTCCGTCACCCGCTGGACCGGGGCGCCGCCGGGCGGGCCATCCTGGCCGCCCGTCAGGGCTCCCTCATCGAGCCGGGGTACACGCTGACCCACGGCGAGCTCGAAGCGGGCGCCAGCGGGGCCGCGGCGCCGCTGGTGGGCATCAGCGGGCTGGAGGGCAGCGTCGGCGTCGTCATGCTGGCCGACGCCGTGCCGGAGCGGGTCGGGCCGCGGGTGGTCGACGCGGCGCGCGAGGTCGCCGACGCCCTTCGCTAG
- a CDS encoding S16 family serine protease, which produces MLSRLTRLPRPAALAVCAVPVLGLFAAAAFAPLPFVVAVPGLTADVLGSDQGKPVITVSGAPVRDTKGQLRMTTIRATGPSSTMTLPELVGHWFKTDQAVLPREAVYSTGGSDEEIEKHNLEEMAKSQSAAADAALGFLRKDPKDVKVELNLADVGGPSAGLLFSLGIIDKLDGDGSGGDLTGGRNIAGTGTITADGKVGAVGGVALKTQAARRDGASVFLVPRDECADAQSELPEGLQLVPVTSLTDAVNALRALNRGEPAPSC; this is translated from the coding sequence GTGCTCTCTCGCCTCACACGTCTGCCGCGTCCCGCCGCCCTGGCCGTCTGTGCCGTGCCCGTGCTCGGGCTGTTCGCCGCAGCGGCCTTCGCGCCGCTGCCCTTCGTGGTCGCCGTGCCCGGGCTGACGGCCGACGTGCTGGGGTCCGACCAGGGCAAGCCCGTCATCACCGTCTCCGGGGCACCCGTCCGGGACACCAAGGGCCAGCTGCGGATGACCACCATCCGGGCCACCGGTCCGTCCTCGACGATGACGCTGCCCGAGCTCGTCGGCCACTGGTTCAAGACCGATCAGGCGGTCCTGCCCCGGGAGGCCGTCTACTCCACCGGCGGAAGCGACGAGGAGATCGAGAAGCACAACCTGGAGGAAATGGCCAAGTCGCAGTCGGCCGCCGCCGACGCCGCCCTCGGCTTCCTGCGCAAGGATCCCAAGGACGTGAAGGTCGAACTCAACCTCGCCGACGTCGGCGGCCCGAGCGCCGGGCTCCTCTTCTCCCTCGGCATCATCGACAAGCTCGACGGCGACGGCAGCGGCGGTGACCTCACCGGCGGCCGCAACATCGCCGGCACGGGCACCATCACCGCCGACGGCAAGGTCGGCGCCGTCGGCGGCGTGGCCCTGAAGACCCAGGCCGCGCGGCGCGACGGGGCCAGCGTGTTCCTCGTACCGAGGGACGAGTGCGCGGACGCCCAGTCGGAGCTGCCCGAGGGGTTGCAGCTGGTGCCCGTCACTTCGCTGACGGATGCGGTGAACGCTCTTCGCGCACTGAACCGGGGAGAGCCGGCCCCGTCCTGCTGA